From Erigeron canadensis isolate Cc75 chromosome 8, C_canadensis_v1, whole genome shotgun sequence, one genomic window encodes:
- the LOC122578566 gene encoding probable protein phosphatase 2C 10: protein MESLCCLQFIGGPSSYSSGKGKNHEGNIKFGFDLVKGKANHPMEDYHVARFVEIDDHELGLFAIYDGHSGDRVPSYLQKHLFDNILNESGFWVDPKRSLSKAYEKTDEAILSHDSDLGRGGSTSVTAILMNGRRLWVANLGDSRAVLSRGGEAIQMSTDHEPSTERVSIEHKGGFVSNMPGDVPRVNGQLAVSRAFGDKSLKSHLRSDPAIHDTIIDAKTDLLVLASDGIWKVMDNQEVVDIARRIKDPQKAAKRIIAEALKRDSKDDISCVVVRFR, encoded by the exons ATGGAAAGTTTATGCTGTTTGCAG TTCATAGGAGGCCCTTCATCGTATAGCTCCGGCAAGGGGAAAAACCATGAGGGTAATATCAAGTTTGGTTTTGACTTGGTCAAAGGAAAAGCTAATCATCCAATGGAGGATTATCATGTTGCTAGGTTTGTGGAAATAGATGACCATGAGCTCGGGCTTTTTGCCATTTATGATGGTCATTCGGGCGATCGCGTACCTTCTTACCTTCAGAAGCATTTGTTTGATAACATCTTGAATGAG AGTGGGTtttgggttgacccaaagagATCGCTATCCAAAGCATACGAGAAAACTGATGAAGCAATTCTTTCACATGATTCTGATTTGGGAAGAGGTGGGTCCACATCGGTTACAGCTATTCTTATGAATGGTCGAAGGTTATGGGTGGCAAACTTGGGTGATTCTCGAGCTGTTCTTTCTAGAGGAGGTGAAGCCATACAGATGAGTACTGATCATGAGCCTAGTACAGAAAGGGTCAGTATTGAGCACAAAGGAGGTTTTGTTTCAAACATGCCAG GGGATGTCCCTCGAGTTAATGGACAACTGGCGGTGTCTCGTGCTTTTGGAGACAAAAGCTTGAAATCACATTTGCGATCCGACCCTGCTATTCATGATACAATCATAGATGCCAAAACGGATCTTCTTGTATTGGCAAGCGATGGTATCTGGAAG GTGATGGATAATCAGGAAGTGGTTGATATAGCAAGGAGAATTAAGGACCCCCAGAAAGCAGCTAAGCGAATAATAGCCGAAGCTTTGAAAAGAGACAGTAAAGATGACATATCTTGTGTTGTAGTCAGATTCAGGTAA